Proteins co-encoded in one Papaver somniferum cultivar HN1 chromosome 5, ASM357369v1, whole genome shotgun sequence genomic window:
- the LOC113279760 gene encoding uncharacterized protein LOC113279760 has translation MEAIPKLMIEEDNIFLDAVPTAIEIKEAVFSMNSKSAPGFIPKGLNSNFLFLLPKNQGARIAEQFRPIGLANFIFKIFIRIITTRISSLIIRLISSQQSAFIKGRNIHDKIVLASEMISELNIKIRGGNVGLKLDITQAFDSLSWEFLFEVLRRFGFSEVGINWIRKIFESGMISMLVNGGPCGFFGVGRGIIQDDIFIFCNGHKKSLDNLMNLLNKYQLSSGQIVNRNKSKCFVCGISDTRRNGIADYLQMRLSELPNIYLGVILCPGRVKTYQVWGMVELMQKMLAGLKCVITEINNNKRWIVAYGKSISVWKDEWIKDYDFIERYAEDQFVPSNINLKVADLIVDGVWKIPIQIFNYFEKNEVPTIGDGPDKLI, from the exons ATGGAAGCAATCCCCAAGTTAATGATTGAAGAAGATAATATTTTCTTGGATGCTGTTCCCACTGCAATTGAGATCAAAGAGGCAGTTTTTAGTATGAATTCAAAAAGTGCTCCAGG ATTCATTCCTAAAGGACTCAACTCAAATTTTCTATTCCTTCTTCCTAAGAATCAAGGTGCAAGAATAGCAGAACAATTTAGACCTATTGGTTTAGCAAATTTCATCTTCAAGATCTTCATCAGAATTATTACTACTAGAATCAGTTCTTTGATTATAAGGTTAATTTCTTCTCAACAAAGTGCTTTCATTAAGGGGAGGAACATACATGATAAAATAGTGTTAGCATCTGAGATGATAAGTGAACTGAACATAAAAATAAGAGGGGGAAATGTGGGTCTCAAGCTAGACATAACTCAAGCATTTGATTCATTAAGCTGGGAATTCTTATTTGAAGTGCTTAGAAGATTTGGTTTCTCTGAAGTGGGCATTAACTGGATAAGGAAAATCTTTGAGTCTGGAATGATCTCTATGCTTGTCAATGGTGGCCCATGTGGGTTTTTTGGGGTTGGAAGAGGAATCATacaag ATGATATTTTCATTTTCTGCAATGGTCATAAGAAGTCATTGGATAATTTGATGAACTTACTAAACAAGTATCAACTGTCATCAGGACAAATTGTTAATAGGAACAAAAGCAAATGCTTTGTATGTGGAATTTCTGATACAAGAAGAAATGGGATTGCTGATTATTTACAAATGAGACTTTCAGAACTCCCTAATATCTACTTGGGGGTTATTCTATGTCCAGGAAGAGTCAAAACATATCAAGTTTGGGGGATGGTGGAACTAATGCAGAAAATGCTAGCTG GACTTAAATGTGTCATTACTGAGATAAATAATAACAAAAGATGGATTGTAGCTTATGGAAAATCAATCTCAGTATGGAAGGATGAATGGATCAAGGATTACGATTTTATTGAAAGATATGCAGAAGACCAATTTGTTCCAAGTAATATAAATCTGAAAGTTGCAGATCTAATTGTGGATGGTGTATGGAAAATTCCAATACAAAtattcaattactttgagaagaaTGAAGTGCCAACTATTGGAGATGGACCTGACAAACTGATCTAG
- the LOC113279759 gene encoding uncharacterized protein LOC113279759 gives MVIHNSNDSIKWNIWLFWNSSLSRPVVLSSTNQAITVQVGDVMVTGIHAACLTVHRRDLWEELFNISQRDCPWMIIGDFNVFFLCDIDKAFYNLKWLEKFDGWFYKVGVRGTSDHGPLFGSTVNICKPINDPFRYQNIWASHPGFLGIIKDASNEAISGNPAFSFMSKLKRLKKILKKWNWEVFGDLRIKMKTTEDEVLAATLLSDADPENSELLNNLVTSRGKQEIVSKQYNELMRDKARIKWVKKGGANTDFFHASIKIR, from the exons ATGGTTATACATAACTCTAATGACTCCATAAAATGGAATATTTGGCTTTTTTGGAATTCATCTCTATCAAGGCCAGTAGTGCTTTCTTCCACAAATCAAGCCATTACTGTTCAAGTGGGGGATGTTATGGTCACTGGAATTCATGCAGCTTGTCTCACTGTTCATAGAAGAGATTTATGGGAAGAATTATTTAATATTAGTCAAAGGGACTGCCCCTGGATGATAATTGGGGACTTCAAT GTATTTTTTTTATGTGACATTGATAAGGCCTTTTACAATCTTAAATGGCTGGAAAAGTTTGATGGTTGGTTTTATAAAGTAGGAGTTAGAGGTACATCAGATCATGGACCTTTATTTGGTTCTACTGTCAATATTTGTAAACCAATAAATGATCCTTTCAGATATCAAAATATTTGGGCTTCTCATCCAGGATTTCTTGGTATAATTAAAGATGCATCGAATGAAGCAATATCAGGTAATCCAGCCTTTTCTTTCATGAGCAAGCTAAAGAGgttaaagaaaatactgaagaagtGGAACTGGGAAGTATTTGGTGATCTCAGAATTAAAATGAAGACTACTGAGGATGAAGTACTTGCTGCAACCTTATTGTCAGATGCAGATCCTGAAAATTCTGAATTACTAAATAATCTTGTTACATCAAggggaaaacaagaaattgtttcAAAACAATATAATGAGTTAATGAGGGACAAAGCCAGAATTAAGTGGGTCAAGAAAGGTGGTGCTAATACAGACTTCTTTCATGCTTCAATTAAAATAAGGTAA